The proteins below come from a single Haladaptatus paucihalophilus DX253 genomic window:
- a CDS encoding TrmB family transcriptional regulator: MDDRTLSGLLRQFGLSEKEVDTYLAILEQGEAKASTIADDAGVSKRYVYSTSEKLAERGFVEVNDHVVPTMIRANPPERVIGTLADRVETMRPALDERYSATTSEPDQFEVIKSRVTVIKRIQNRLAAANEEVTLSIPYEHLPEVAGELESAVERGVLVLLVLSGVHRDDVDEAEFEGLASTVRVWREPMPTTLTVDKQFGLVAPTEMIVRSNSDKQAITFAQEQLVPVLVGSFFGNYWPMANEVYATEPVALPKTFDDFRSAVLQATLHLRKGNSITARVTGRPVGEEADPTTVEGSVIDVRQSLLEPASNAFPVEAALVLETEDGEVTVGGSGSFVEDFEAEAVTLEFAQ, encoded by the coding sequence ATGGACGACCGTACGCTCTCAGGACTCCTCCGCCAGTTCGGTCTCTCGGAGAAGGAAGTCGATACGTATCTCGCGATTCTCGAACAGGGTGAAGCCAAAGCCAGCACCATCGCCGACGACGCCGGGGTGTCGAAGCGGTACGTCTACAGTACCAGCGAGAAGTTGGCGGAACGCGGGTTCGTGGAGGTGAACGACCACGTCGTCCCGACCATGATTCGTGCCAACCCGCCCGAGCGGGTCATCGGCACGCTCGCCGACCGGGTGGAGACGATGCGGCCCGCCCTCGACGAGCGATACTCGGCGACGACCAGCGAACCCGACCAGTTCGAGGTCATCAAGTCCCGCGTCACCGTCATCAAGCGGATTCAAAACCGGCTCGCGGCGGCGAACGAGGAGGTGACGCTCTCGATTCCCTACGAACACCTCCCCGAGGTCGCGGGCGAACTCGAAAGCGCGGTCGAGCGCGGGGTGCTCGTGTTGCTCGTCCTCAGCGGCGTCCACCGGGACGACGTGGACGAGGCGGAGTTCGAGGGACTCGCCAGCACGGTCCGCGTGTGGCGCGAACCGATGCCGACGACGCTCACGGTTGACAAGCAGTTCGGCCTCGTCGCGCCGACGGAGATGATAGTCCGCTCGAACAGCGACAAGCAGGCCATCACGTTCGCACAGGAACAGCTCGTGCCGGTCCTCGTCGGGTCGTTCTTCGGCAACTACTGGCCCATGGCGAACGAGGTGTACGCGACGGAACCGGTGGCGCTGCCGAAGACCTTCGACGACTTCCGCTCCGCCGTGTTGCAAGCGACGCTCCACCTCAGGAAAGGAAACAGCATCACCGCGCGCGTCACGGGACGGCCGGTCGGCGAGGAGGCGGACCCCACGACGGTCGAAGGGAGCGTCATCGACGTCCGCCAATCGCTGCTCGAACCGGCGTCGAACGCGTTTCCGGTCGAAGCGGCGCTCGTCCTCGAAACCGAGGACGGCGAAGTGACGGTCGGCGGTTCGGGGTCGTTCGTGGAGGACTTCGAAGCCGAGGCCGTGACGCTCGAGTTCGCTCAGTAA
- a CDS encoding glycoside hydrolase family 15 protein → MTLRDALSDFKRHRGNATRFPGERRTTAGRFSGLGGRLVHVGPHGSLRDYSYPLSGRYGIDRSRFGVRRNGELVWFDSLDSTQRYDDGTALVVTEHEAEGWSLTQYDLTLDDAHLTCFVENEGIPDDAELVAYLGFAPDGRDDRIGQLRNGDAVEVFHAEEHDYLAAAPRPSAIDGLVPANFETLLSDRPQEVPPMGDAGRYEESRLSGELVVSLALDGGATLASLLADHGETPREDALSRVRELASKYDSAKALRAAAEKRSPGRSPDATLDAPTATAVTDDLRVLSFLSADTGARIAGPDFDPFYRYSGGYGYTWFRDDAEISRFLLAADGHFDLSLSDWHARSARLYCETQRDDGTWPHRVWPRDGTIAPGWANARVEAGDGADYQADQTGSVIAFLATYLRTRNLDSDLESTVRETLRAALDGLDDTLEADGLPIHCQNAWENMTGRFAHTAATYLEAYAELARAPVADDLRDRALDGANAVLDGLDELWTGEFYALRLVDGERDERLDSSALALAAAHRAAAAVVALDAEQVDRIVSHTEAVLDGLWRDPNESPVRGLARFERDDWRVREQDAPKIWTVSTAWGANAASELSTLLSDRDDRRAEAFSRRSRDLLALLLPDGPLCADSGYLPEQFFDAGAADSATPLGWPHAIRLATVAALDERDALESEEVKSSLD, encoded by the coding sequence ATGACGCTCCGTGACGCACTTTCCGATTTCAAACGTCACCGCGGGAACGCGACCCGTTTCCCCGGTGAGCGCCGGACGACTGCGGGCCGATTCTCCGGTCTCGGCGGTCGTCTCGTCCACGTCGGCCCGCACGGGTCGCTCCGCGACTACTCCTACCCGCTCTCCGGCCGCTACGGTATCGACCGCTCCCGGTTCGGCGTTCGGCGGAACGGCGAACTCGTCTGGTTCGACTCGCTCGACTCGACGCAGCGCTACGACGACGGCACCGCCCTCGTCGTCACCGAACACGAGGCCGAAGGCTGGTCGCTCACCCAGTACGACCTGACGCTCGACGACGCTCACCTCACGTGTTTCGTCGAGAATGAAGGGATACCAGACGACGCCGAACTCGTCGCCTACCTCGGGTTCGCGCCCGACGGCCGCGACGACAGAATCGGCCAACTCCGCAACGGCGATGCGGTCGAGGTGTTTCACGCCGAAGAACACGACTACCTCGCCGCGGCACCCCGGCCGAGCGCAATCGACGGTCTCGTTCCCGCGAACTTCGAAACCCTCCTCTCGGACCGCCCGCAGGAGGTTCCCCCGATGGGCGACGCAGGACGATACGAGGAGAGCAGACTCAGCGGCGAACTCGTCGTCTCGCTCGCGCTCGACGGGGGTGCCACGCTCGCCTCGTTGCTCGCCGACCACGGCGAAACGCCGCGCGAGGACGCGCTTTCCCGCGTTCGGGAACTTGCATCGAAGTACGACTCGGCCAAGGCGCTCCGCGCCGCCGCCGAGAAACGGTCCCCGGGACGGTCTCCCGACGCGACGCTCGACGCGCCGACGGCGACCGCCGTCACCGACGATTTGCGCGTTCTCTCGTTCCTCTCGGCCGATACCGGCGCGCGCATCGCCGGGCCGGATTTCGACCCGTTCTACCGCTACTCCGGCGGCTACGGCTACACGTGGTTCCGCGACGACGCGGAAATCTCGCGGTTCCTGCTCGCCGCGGACGGCCACTTCGACCTCTCGCTGTCGGACTGGCACGCCCGAAGCGCGCGCCTCTACTGCGAAACGCAACGCGACGACGGCACGTGGCCCCACCGCGTCTGGCCCCGCGACGGAACCATCGCACCCGGGTGGGCGAACGCCCGCGTCGAGGCGGGCGACGGGGCGGATTATCAGGCCGACCAGACGGGGAGCGTCATCGCGTTCCTCGCTACCTACCTCCGAACGCGGAATCTCGATTCGGACCTCGAATCGACGGTTCGGGAGACGCTCCGGGCGGCGCTCGACGGTCTCGACGACACGCTCGAAGCCGACGGCTTGCCGATCCACTGCCAGAACGCGTGGGAGAACATGACCGGACGGTTCGCCCACACAGCGGCGACGTACCTCGAAGCGTACGCCGAACTCGCCCGCGCGCCGGTGGCCGACGACCTACGGGACCGCGCGTTGGACGGCGCGAACGCGGTCCTCGACGGACTGGACGAACTGTGGACGGGCGAGTTCTACGCGCTTCGACTCGTCGACGGCGAACGCGACGAACGACTGGACTCCAGCGCGCTGGCACTCGCCGCCGCACACCGCGCCGCGGCGGCGGTCGTCGCCCTCGACGCGGAACAGGTGGACCGCATCGTCTCCCACACCGAGGCCGTCCTCGACGGCCTATGGCGCGACCCGAATGAAAGCCCCGTTCGCGGTCTCGCCCGATTCGAGCGCGACGACTGGCGAGTCCGCGAACAGGACGCACCCAAAATCTGGACGGTTTCGACGGCGTGGGGTGCCAACGCCGCGAGCGAACTCTCGACCCTCCTTTCCGACCGCGACGACCGGCGCGCCGAGGCGTTCTCGCGCCGTTCCCGCGACCTGCTCGCGCTTCTCCTGCCGGACGGACCGCTCTGTGCGGACAGCGGCTACCTCCCGGAACAGTTCTTCGACGCGGGCGCGGCCGACAGCGCGACGCCGCTCGGGTGGCCCCACGCGATTCGACTGGCGACGGTCGCGGCGCTGGACGAACGGGACGCGTTAGAATCCGAAGAAGTGAAATCGTCGCTGGACTGA
- a CDS encoding VOC family protein → MDPRISIVTLGVADLGESVRFYRDGLELPMQESEDGADIAFFELAGTWLALYPRTALADDATVSSDGRGFDGITLAHNVESREQVDSVLGDAVSAGGDLVKPATETEWGGYSGYFADPDGHLWEVAWNPYWEFDG, encoded by the coding sequence ATGGACCCCAGAATCAGCATCGTCACGCTCGGCGTCGCCGACCTCGGCGAGTCAGTTCGGTTCTACCGCGACGGACTCGAACTCCCGATGCAGGAGTCCGAGGACGGCGCAGACATCGCTTTTTTCGAACTCGCCGGAACGTGGCTGGCGCTTTACCCGCGGACGGCACTCGCGGACGACGCGACCGTTTCGTCCGATGGACGTGGCTTCGACGGCATCACACTCGCCCACAACGTCGAATCGAGAGAACAGGTCGATTCCGTCCTCGGCGACGCGGTTTCGGCGGGCGGTGACCTCGTAAAACCAGCGACGGAAACCGAGTGGGGCGGCTACTCCGGCTACTTTGCCGACCCGGACGGACACCTCTGGGAAGTCGCGTGGAACCCCTACTGGGAGTTCGACGGGTAG
- a CDS encoding response regulator, whose product MEGRPIRVLHVEDNEFFGTIASEILQQEIESVTVRTETVPTDALARLEQEQFDCVVSDYEMPEMDGLELLDAVRERAPEMPFILMTGGGSEKTASKAISAGITDYLRKGTGKRQFVALANRVENAVAHRRAEQTVRRQIAINELIWGISQSLLEASTRGEIEESVCERLAASESYRLAWIGKADDDGRIVPRVSAGVEEGYLDDVLHTDSEGYHYTPLARAVETGQMQITQNIGTDSSDEEWQRKARKRGYRSKATIPLRYESTLYGVLNVYSSHPHAFDETERHVLSKFGNSIAYAINSVRTRQELLRREQRLQVFNRILRHNLRNDLNVVLGHADNLIESVPEATESAEIIKRKATDLIDVSEKAREVGRTLDKPSGTRAAIEITGLIERTCSDLREAYPSVELSADLPERAWVYGDKTLDTVVNEVVENAIKHNDRERPTVTLSVTTVEEDEKRWVEIVVADDGPGIPEEEQAVLIEGRETALQHGSGLGLWLTNWIVGKFGGELHFGTNRPMGSIVTIRLKRADPSVGESKPVG is encoded by the coding sequence ATGGAAGGTCGCCCGATTCGGGTGCTCCACGTCGAAGACAACGAGTTCTTCGGAACGATCGCGTCGGAAATCCTTCAACAGGAGATAGAGAGCGTGACCGTTCGCACGGAGACCGTCCCAACGGACGCGCTGGCCCGCCTCGAACAGGAGCAGTTCGATTGCGTCGTTAGTGACTACGAGATGCCGGAGATGGACGGCCTCGAACTGCTCGACGCGGTTCGAGAGCGAGCACCCGAAATGCCCTTCATCCTCATGACGGGTGGCGGAAGCGAAAAAACAGCGAGCAAAGCGATTTCCGCTGGAATTACCGACTATCTCAGGAAAGGGACCGGAAAGAGACAGTTCGTCGCCCTCGCAAACCGAGTCGAGAACGCGGTCGCACATCGACGTGCGGAGCAGACGGTCCGACGTCAGATAGCGATCAACGAACTCATCTGGGGCATCAGCCAATCGCTTCTCGAAGCATCGACCCGCGGGGAGATAGAAGAGTCCGTGTGCGAACGACTCGCGGCGTCCGAATCGTACCGCCTCGCGTGGATCGGAAAAGCAGACGACGACGGACGAATCGTTCCCCGCGTCTCCGCGGGAGTCGAGGAGGGATACCTCGACGACGTACTCCACACCGATTCGGAAGGATATCACTACACGCCGCTCGCACGCGCCGTCGAAACGGGACAGATGCAGATAACACAGAATATCGGCACGGATTCCTCCGACGAGGAGTGGCAGCGGAAGGCCCGCAAGCGCGGCTATCGGTCGAAGGCAACGATACCCCTCAGATACGAAAGCACCCTCTACGGGGTGTTGAACGTCTACTCTTCTCACCCGCACGCGTTCGACGAAACGGAGCGACACGTCCTCTCGAAGTTCGGCAACAGCATCGCGTACGCCATCAACTCCGTTCGGACGCGACAGGAGTTGCTCCGTCGTGAACAACGCCTCCAAGTGTTCAATCGCATCCTCCGACACAACCTTCGAAACGACCTCAACGTCGTTCTCGGACACGCGGACAACCTGATAGAATCGGTCCCCGAGGCGACCGAAAGCGCCGAAATCATCAAACGAAAGGCGACAGACCTGATAGACGTCAGCGAAAAGGCCCGCGAGGTCGGTCGGACGCTCGACAAACCCAGCGGGACGCGGGCCGCCATCGAAATCACGGGTCTCATCGAACGGACGTGCTCTGATCTCCGAGAAGCGTATCCTTCGGTCGAGCTCTCCGCTGATCTCCCCGAGAGGGCGTGGGTATATGGCGACAAAACGCTCGATACGGTCGTCAACGAGGTCGTCGAAAACGCCATCAAACACAACGACCGCGAACGACCGACGGTGACGCTTTCGGTAACGACCGTCGAGGAGGACGAGAAACGGTGGGTAGAGATCGTCGTTGCAGACGACGGACCGGGAATCCCGGAGGAAGAACAGGCGGTGCTTATCGAAGGGAGGGAAACCGCCCTCCAACACGGTAGCGGACTCGGATTGTGGCTGACGAACTGGATCGTCGGTAAGTTCGGAGGCGAGCTACACTTCGGTACCAATCGACCGATGGGGAGCATCGTGACGATTCGACTCAAACGCGCCGATCCGTCGGTCGGGGAGTCGAAACCTGTCGGATAG
- a CDS encoding DUF4112 domain-containing protein produces MNTADIPETLPRRKRKSIERVRTVSRLLDEAFRIPGTQFRVGLDPILGLLPVGGDLASALISLYIALEGYRMDVPRHVLARMLANVAIDTFGGSVPVLGSVFDAAWKANRKNRALIERHVERY; encoded by the coding sequence ATGAACACCGCCGACATCCCCGAAACGCTCCCTCGCCGTAAGCGGAAATCCATCGAGCGAGTACGAACGGTGAGCCGCCTCCTCGACGAGGCGTTTCGCATCCCCGGGACCCAGTTTCGCGTCGGTCTGGACCCGATTCTCGGCTTGCTTCCCGTCGGCGGCGACCTCGCCTCGGCGCTCATCTCGCTCTATATCGCGCTCGAAGGGTACCGAATGGACGTTCCGCGTCACGTGCTCGCGCGAATGCTCGCAAACGTCGCAATCGACACGTTCGGCGGGTCGGTTCCCGTACTCGGTTCTGTTTTCGACGCGGCGTGGAAGGCGAATCGGAAGAACCGGGCCCTCATCGAACGACACGTCGAGCGTTACTGA
- a CDS encoding alpha-amylase family glycosyl hydrolase, whose amino-acid sequence MHSVAPPRFTTVGQSVELAPRDPDPDVDSEYSWTVEARPNGSSAVVSDDAVVHFAPDVPGLYRLRLTAPDGERERLVRAFPDVRRTARFELPLPDLPIPHEELESICIMGPFNEQLVGRDRPTYEDGAYVYETKLPPGEHPYGFLLNNDLTEQVRGTLSVPGPRRPRIRLDAEREAGDVLVTADAKAAPDSDYADDELAVEFYIGERAPGALASGEKRVHRVESDGRTVRIPRDEIADARRVHAVAVGERHSIAERVEIRGDDEAGRNRNARTRIHRPNDPPEWAASPTVYEIFVRSFAGETVDTSFIELERRVPYLEWLGVDCVWLTPVLGSPTTHGYHTTNYFETADDLGTRAEFESFVAACHDAGIRVIFDLVINHSSRDHPAFQMSAAGVPEYRDWYVWEEDGETGEAKAQRYFNWERIPNFNFDSLAVRRFLLDVVDEWAGLVDGFRCDVAWGVPHEFWKEVADRVPDDFLLLDETIPRDPAYHEGEFTMHYDTTLYGTLRDIGTGEKPASDVFDALEDAKRVGFPDSAVHLRYVENHDESRYREECGRDALKAAAAATFTLPGAPMMYYGQERGMTEYRGTMRWDDGDEELTTFHRSLCETRDELSVLRDGTVERVEWESDSEAVVAFAREMDAERVVVALNFSERPQSVRIDERIEAEDLVTGRRIPTARRDDGGTHSGTELLVSDVVVVRATGESK is encoded by the coding sequence ATGCACAGTGTAGCTCCTCCGCGGTTTACCACGGTCGGCCAGTCGGTGGAACTGGCACCGCGCGACCCGGACCCGGACGTTGATTCGGAGTACAGTTGGACCGTCGAAGCACGTCCGAACGGAAGTTCGGCGGTGGTCAGCGACGATGCGGTCGTCCACTTCGCGCCCGACGTTCCCGGCCTCTATCGACTTCGCCTCACCGCGCCCGACGGCGAGCGCGAACGGCTCGTTCGCGCGTTTCCCGACGTGCGCCGCACCGCGCGGTTCGAGTTGCCGCTGCCCGACCTCCCGATACCCCACGAGGAACTGGAGTCCATCTGTATCATGGGACCGTTCAACGAGCAACTCGTGGGACGGGACCGCCCGACCTACGAGGACGGGGCGTACGTGTACGAGACGAAACTGCCGCCCGGGGAGCATCCCTACGGATTCCTGCTGAACAACGACCTCACCGAGCAGGTTCGGGGGACGCTCTCGGTTCCGGGACCGAGACGGCCGCGAATTCGTCTCGACGCGGAGCGGGAGGCGGGAGACGTCCTCGTCACGGCCGACGCGAAAGCCGCACCCGACAGCGACTACGCGGACGACGAACTTGCCGTGGAGTTCTACATCGGCGAGCGCGCTCCCGGCGCGCTCGCCAGCGGGGAGAAACGCGTTCATCGAGTCGAAAGCGACGGACGAACCGTCCGAATCCCGCGCGACGAAATCGCCGACGCGCGACGGGTTCACGCCGTCGCGGTCGGCGAGCGCCACAGCATCGCCGAGCGCGTGGAGATTCGCGGCGACGACGAAGCGGGTCGAAATCGGAACGCACGGACGCGAATCCACCGACCGAACGACCCGCCGGAGTGGGCGGCGTCGCCGACGGTGTACGAGATTTTCGTCCGGTCGTTCGCGGGGGAGACGGTCGATACCAGCTTCATTGAACTGGAGCGCCGAGTCCCCTACCTCGAATGGCTGGGGGTGGACTGCGTGTGGTTGACCCCGGTTCTGGGGAGTCCGACGACGCACGGCTATCACACGACGAACTACTTCGAAACGGCGGACGACCTCGGCACGCGCGCCGAATTCGAGTCCTTCGTCGCCGCCTGCCACGACGCCGGGATTCGCGTCATCTTCGACCTCGTTATCAACCACTCCTCGCGCGACCACCCCGCGTTCCAGATGAGCGCAGCGGGCGTACCCGAGTACCGGGATTGGTACGTCTGGGAGGAGGATGGGGAAACGGGAGAAGCGAAAGCCCAGCGCTACTTCAACTGGGAGCGGATTCCGAACTTCAACTTCGATTCGCTCGCGGTCCGGCGCTTCCTGCTCGACGTGGTGGACGAGTGGGCGGGACTCGTGGACGGGTTCCGATGCGACGTGGCGTGGGGCGTCCCCCACGAGTTCTGGAAGGAGGTCGCCGACCGCGTGCCCGACGATTTCCTGCTCCTCGACGAGACGATTCCGCGCGACCCGGCCTACCACGAGGGCGAGTTCACGATGCACTACGACACGACGCTGTACGGTACGCTGCGCGACATCGGGACGGGCGAAAAACCCGCCTCCGACGTTTTCGACGCACTTGAGGACGCGAAACGCGTCGGGTTCCCCGACAGTGCGGTCCATCTGAGGTACGTCGAGAACCACGACGAATCGCGCTACCGCGAGGAGTGCGGACGCGACGCGCTGAAAGCCGCCGCGGCGGCGACGTTCACGCTCCCCGGCGCGCCGATGATGTACTACGGCCAAGAGCGCGGCATGACCGAATACCGGGGCACGATGCGCTGGGACGACGGCGACGAGGAGTTGACGACCTTCCACCGCTCGCTGTGCGAAACCCGCGACGAGTTGTCCGTCCTTCGGGACGGAACGGTCGAGCGAGTCGAATGGGAGAGCGATTCGGAAGCGGTCGTCGCGTTCGCCCGCGAGATGGACGCCGAACGCGTCGTCGTGGCGCTGAACTTCTCGGAACGGCCGCAATCGGTTCGAATCGACGAACGAATCGAAGCCGAAGACCTGGTAACGGGAAGGCGGATTCCGACGGCGAGACGAGACGACGGCGGAACGCATTCCGGGACCGAACTCCTCGTTTCGGATGTCGTCGTCGTTCGAGCCACCGGGGAAAGTAAATAG
- a CDS encoding ThuA domain-containing protein produces MDDTRVTVWNEFRHEREDEASEECYPDGIHAVLAEAFEERGFAVETATLDEPEHGLTEEVLDETDVLTWWGHTAHDEVEDEVVERVQQRVLDGMGLIVLHSGHFSKIFKRLMGTSCDLKWREVGERERLWVVESGHSIADGIEEQVVVPNAEMYGERFDVPAPDELVFVSWFEGGEVFRSGCCYRRGSGRIFYFRPGHETYPIYRQPEIRRILGNAVEWAAAGSGARPEFGRAPEPPEKR; encoded by the coding sequence ATGGACGACACGCGCGTCACGGTGTGGAACGAATTCCGGCACGAGCGAGAGGACGAAGCGAGCGAGGAGTGCTATCCCGACGGCATCCACGCGGTGCTCGCCGAAGCGTTCGAGGAGCGAGGTTTCGCTGTCGAAACGGCGACGCTCGACGAACCCGAGCACGGGCTGACGGAGGAGGTGCTCGACGAGACGGACGTACTCACGTGGTGGGGGCACACAGCGCACGACGAAGTGGAAGACGAAGTCGTCGAGCGGGTACAACAACGCGTCCTCGACGGGATGGGGCTCATCGTCCTCCATTCGGGTCACTTCTCGAAGATTTTCAAGCGGTTGATGGGAACGAGTTGCGACCTGAAGTGGCGGGAAGTGGGCGAGCGAGAGCGCCTGTGGGTCGTCGAATCCGGCCACTCCATCGCAGACGGAATCGAAGAGCAAGTCGTCGTTCCGAACGCGGAGATGTACGGCGAACGATTCGACGTTCCGGCCCCCGACGAACTCGTCTTCGTCAGTTGGTTCGAGGGCGGGGAAGTGTTCCGAAGCGGATGTTGTTACCGCCGCGGGTCGGGACGCATCTTCTACTTCCGACCCGGCCACGAAACGTACCCGATTTACAGACAGCCCGAGATTCGGCGTATCTTGGGGAACGCCGTCGAATGGGCCGCCGCCGGGAGCGGTGCCCGCCCCGAGTTCGGGAGGGCTCCCGAGCCACCCGAAAAACGGTAG
- a CDS encoding ABC transporter ATP-binding protein, translating into MAKLRLETLRKEFDRGQIVAVDDLSLDIEDGEFVTLVGPSGCGKTTTLRMIAGLESATSGHIYIGDEDVTDVHAKNRDVAMVFQNYALYPHKTVEENMGFGLRMSTDLSKEERHERVYEAAEMMGIEDLLSDKPDELSGGQKQRVALGRAIVREPDIFLFDEPLSNLDAKLRTTMRTEIQRIQQELGITSVYVTHDQEEAMTMGDRIVILRDGELQQMGAPTDVYDRPTNRFVGGFIGSPSMNFIDVDATREGGTVVLTDRDGSFSCRLPSSFADRIRDVDGAFTVGIRPEDIFPASERDENVLTTTVEVVEPIGSDNYLYLDAAEDFIARVDSDVEPEPGETIRVTFAEDDVHVFDGESGGVIRSEKETAKASV; encoded by the coding sequence ATGGCAAAGCTTCGACTGGAGACCCTCAGAAAGGAGTTCGACCGCGGGCAGATCGTCGCGGTGGACGACCTCAGCCTCGACATCGAGGACGGGGAGTTCGTCACGCTGGTCGGCCCGTCCGGATGCGGGAAGACGACGACGCTCCGCATGATCGCCGGATTGGAAAGCGCCACCAGCGGTCACATCTACATCGGCGACGAGGACGTGACGGACGTCCACGCGAAAAACCGCGACGTGGCGATGGTGTTCCAGAACTACGCGCTCTACCCGCACAAGACCGTCGAGGAGAACATGGGCTTCGGCCTCCGGATGAGCACCGACCTCTCGAAGGAGGAACGGCACGAGCGGGTGTACGAGGCCGCCGAGATGATGGGTATCGAGGACCTTCTCTCGGACAAACCCGACGAGTTATCCGGCGGGCAGAAACAGCGCGTGGCGCTCGGCCGCGCCATCGTCCGCGAACCCGACATCTTCCTCTTCGACGAGCCGCTCTCGAACCTCGACGCCAAACTCAGGACCACGATGCGCACCGAAATCCAGCGCATCCAGCAGGAACTCGGGATTACGTCGGTGTACGTCACGCACGACCAAGAGGAGGCGATGACGATGGGCGACCGAATCGTCATCCTCCGCGACGGCGAACTCCAGCAGATGGGCGCGCCGACGGACGTGTACGACCGGCCGACGAACCGCTTCGTCGGCGGCTTCATCGGCTCGCCGAGTATGAACTTCATCGACGTCGACGCGACGCGCGAGGGCGGGACCGTCGTCCTCACGGACCGCGACGGCTCGTTCTCCTGCCGTCTCCCGTCGTCGTTCGCCGACCGAATCCGGGACGTGGACGGGGCGTTCACCGTCGGCATCCGCCCGGAGGACATCTTCCCCGCGAGCGAGCGGGACGAAAACGTCCTCACGACCACCGTGGAGGTCGTCGAACCCATCGGAAGCGACAACTACCTCTATCTCGACGCGGCCGAGGACTTCATCGCGCGGGTCGATTCCGACGTCGAACCGGAACCCGGCGAGACGATTCGAGTCACGTTCGCGGAGGACGACGTGCACGTCTTCGACGGCGAGAGTGGTGGGGTCATCCGAAGCGAGAAAGAAACCGCAAAAGCGTCGGTCTGA
- a CDS encoding ferredoxin--NADP reductase — protein MREVEITSIHRMTPRVKQFELVADEAFEYEPGHHTHLHFEREGDDGDGETEDGEVVRPYTATGLPGTNSITLAIKRYDDGTASVYMHDREPGDTIEIEELDGNLYLRDLDSDVAFVSTGTGITPMMAMVKQYLRDGTGHATFLYGEKTQEDVMYRETLDQLEAEHENLTVVYSLSDEDWSGRTGHVQAHIEDVVPDPEATDFYCCGVPGMVVETTEKLADIGVPDERIYSEGWEKDEVSEE, from the coding sequence ATGCGCGAGGTCGAAATCACGTCGATACATCGGATGACGCCGCGAGTCAAGCAGTTCGAACTCGTCGCGGACGAAGCGTTCGAGTACGAACCAGGCCACCACACCCACCTCCACTTCGAACGGGAGGGCGATGACGGTGATGGAGAAACGGAAGACGGGGAAGTCGTCCGGCCGTACACCGCGACCGGGTTGCCTGGGACGAACAGCATCACGCTGGCGATAAAGCGCTACGACGACGGGACCGCCTCGGTGTACATGCACGACCGCGAACCCGGGGACACCATCGAAATCGAGGAGTTGGACGGCAACCTCTATCTCCGAGACCTCGATTCCGACGTTGCCTTCGTCTCGACTGGAACAGGAATCACGCCGATGATGGCGATGGTGAAACAGTATCTTCGGGACGGGACCGGCCACGCGACCTTCCTCTACGGCGAAAAGACGCAAGAGGACGTGATGTACCGCGAGACGCTGGACCAACTCGAAGCGGAACACGAGAACCTGACCGTGGTCTACTCGCTCTCGGACGAGGACTGGAGCGGCCGAACGGGACACGTCCAAGCGCACATCGAGGACGTCGTTCCGGACCCCGAAGCGACCGATTTCTACTGCTGTGGCGTCCCGGGAATGGTCGTCGAAACCACGGAGAAACTGGCCGACATCGGCGTCCCGGACGAGCGAATATACAGCGAAGGATGGGAGAAGGACGAAGTTTCCGAAGAGTGA